Genomic segment of Mauremys reevesii isolate NIE-2019 unplaced genomic scaffold, ASM1616193v1 Contig2, whole genome shotgun sequence:
CACCACCCAGCAGCTCACCAGAGGAGATCTTGACAAACAATTTCACAGAGAGTCACTCAAGTATTTACTAATCAGCAGTTGAATATTGTTGAACAAGAATCCTGGACTCTATCCCTCACTCAGGGTGATGAATGTGGTTTATAGTGGTTAGAGATAGAATAAGCAAAactggtctagagaacatgagAGGCAGTATGCTTCAGTGGATGAAATTGGGGTGTGTTATGTTAGAGAGCTGGAGTCTGTCCTGGCAGTGACCCTGCATAATCTCTCTGCCAATTTCTTCAAACAATGGGGTGTGTTCAGCAGGTCTTTGGGAACTGCCTTCTAAGACTGGGGTTCATAGTGTTGGTCAATGAAAAGGGTAACGAATTGCATGAGAATATAATATAAGCAGCACTGAGAagaggtgaggtttgaactcctGGGATTCTGTTTCCCAGACTTCGGAAGTTTGCCCGATACTATAATGGCATTTGGTGAAAAATTCCCTCAGACTGAGTGTTGCCATTTGGGCAGTGGCAGATGCATTGGCACATTTGGATTGGTGCACAGATTTACTGTTATAATTAAACTGTTATAAAATGCTCCACAGACAAACAGGACCTACATATAACTGATACTAGCGCCCCAAAAATGTTGTTAATGCAGCGTTAAGGTTGCCCAGCTCTGCCTTGTCCCCTTGCAGAATGTGGAGAGTGTCTTAACTTAATCCCCTGTGTGACAGGGTTTGCTCCACAGCAGCCTCATGGCCCGCCAGAGCACTATGCACCCTGCCTCAGGACAAACAATGATCAGCCACTGCCTCTTGTGAGGTCCAGTGCAGTGGTGCTTAAGTCCTCTGGCTAAGCCACTCCCTCCACTGGCCTCATTTCCCCTTCCTTGTTTTCCCTCACCCCCCTTCACTTCCCACCTGCTCTACCGACTCCATCCCAATCTCCCCTCTCCTTTCACCAGCCCAAATAGATATAGGTTGCATATCCATAACTGTCTCCTGACTTCTGGTGATATCTGCCCTAACCTGGGCTCTCCCTCAATCCTCTCCTTCTCTGCCTCCCACACACATACCCCACCACCACATTGGCCCTTCTGCTGCCATCCCGCCTAACCTCATGCCCACCCTTCTGCTTTCCTACCATcacctcctcttctcttgctgccTTCAGAACACTCACTCCATCTTTAAAAAGATCTCAGCCACCCATAAGCTCttcatctctcattcactctAGCTCCACACTCTAGCACTTCATAGAGTTTTACACTGGAGTGTAAGTGTGATGAAGTTGGGGTACATATTGCTTTTGGTAGTTATTGGGAATGGAGGTGAAAGCCAAATGGAGCACTGAAGCATTACTGACAATGTTTAGGCAACATCAAGGTAGAAATGAGTGCACAAGTCTTTCCCCTTAACTTCATATTTTCCATGCTTTTAAGGTCTGGGAGTGGATGTGGCATGGTCCTTCCCAGTCTTAAATGTTTGTCACTAAATTGAGTCACTTTTATGGTGGGTCATTTGGCCATTTGTGAGCTATGAAaacccaaggggaaaaaaatcaatgtttaaaaaaataagttaaatatttttagatcTCAGATAACACTCACCGAAGTGGCCACTTGCATAGTCCTGCAGAATCTTCATTCGGGTCTTCAGTTAGAAACCTACACTTCTCTATGTAAACTGACTTCAGATTACAGCAATTCTTTATACAGAATTGAAGAACAATTTGATCCATTTTGGTAAAGGTATGATGAGTAAATTTTAGCTCCGTGAAATGATTCATTGCACTCTGCACAAATTTGGTTTCTTGAATTTCATGCAAACAGTAAAAATAATCCAGATAGAAAATTATCTCCTCCTTATCAGAAAGCAATTTATCATAGTTGAACAATGACAAAAAGGGTTTTTCTTTAACCCACATtagtaaattatttttaattttggatGAAAATTTGCAGCTAAGATTTTTCTCCATCTCCTCCATTCTCTTTTTATTTAAGAGACCAAACAGGAATTGCACTGTTAACATTAAATAATTCCTAGATTTTCcacacttttcaaacaatttTTCCACAGGTTGTATAGCAGTTTCTGATTTTTTTGCTGTTTCTTCTTTCTCCAACACATAAAACAAAGCTGCAAAAAACTCTTGAAAACTCAGGTGAATGAAGCTGTAAACACGTTCACAGACAATGCCTTTTTGAAACATGTTCTCATTCAGAAAGAGGGAATCAGGTTTATCTAAGCCATGTCTCTTGACATCTTCTTCTTCAAACAGTATTTTCTGCCTCCATAGTCCATCTGCAGCCAAAGAGCAAAGTCCCTTCAAGTTATCTTGTACCTGTTGTTTCTCTGAATTGCTGCTGTGACCCTCTAATAAACTGAAGAGATAGAGCATGTAGATGCCAGTGATTGTATCGGAAGTTTGTGCAAGATCTTCACCTGCTTCCATCTGTTGTTTCAGAACTGTGCAGATGATCCAACACGCAATGGGGACAAAGCACATGGTGAACAGCATTTCATTGTCTTTTACAAAGTTAAAGGCTCTTCTTGCTTGTTCTTCATTCCCAAAGAACTTGTAGAAATATTCTTGTCTCTCATTTTCAGAAAATCCCAAGATCTCTGCATATGCACAACATTCATCTTTCAGAGACTGCCCAAGTTTCTCCAGGGCAGTTGGTCTTGTAGTAATTATTAAGTACAATTTGTGAAGCACTTCTTTCCTGAATAAACTGCTCAGTATGATTTCCACTGGCTGCTTCTTACAAGGATCCGAGCACAGATTACTTGTTGGTTGATTAAAGGAAAATCTCAGTTCATCAAAACCATCAATTATGAACAGGAGTTCATGCATTTAGTTGGTGCATTTTGATCAGGacaattctttaaaataaaatcttcaaCATTTCCCTGCTCACAGACCAAGTTTATTTCCCTGCAATTTATGTAGAAAACATAATCAAACCTGCTCTGATACAGTTCCTCATTTGCCCAGTCCAACATGATCTTTCTTGCTGTCAGTGTTTTTccaatccctgcagctccctggagCACAACAATTTGTGGTGACTGTCCATCTTTATCAGAGTCAAATAAATTGGCTATGGTGATAGGACTAGCGCACTCAGCCATGATTTCTGCATGTCTCCGTCCCAAGGCCattatttcatgttctctctgcttTTTGTGACGATGTTCATTTACAATGATGAGCTTTGTGTATCTGCTGTTTAGCTTCACATTCTCACCAAGACGAGAGTTCATGTCTTTTATTGTGGTGTATTTGTTTCGTACATGTTGTCTGTACTTCACTCTGTAAGCTGAGTTAGTGACAAGAAGCATTAGATATTGCAATGTTACAATAAAGCTATTTAAACAATAATACTGGTACTCTAAAT
This window contains:
- the LOC120393401 gene encoding LOW QUALITY PROTEIN: NACHT, LRR and PYD domains-containing protein 3-like (The sequence of the model RefSeq protein was modified relative to this genomic sequence to represent the inferred CDS: inserted 1 base in 1 codon); translation: MTTDKNLKEILLDILDNLSGEKEGDLERFKFSLENADYEKKAPIPKGRLQEADTRMKLVDLLCEYYKEHDAVNVAISVLEKINLRDSAAKLKEARKKALGPQQTPETSANAYRVKYRQHVRNKYTTIKDMNSRLGENVKLNSRYTKLIIVNEHRHKKQREHEIMALGRRHAEIMAECASPITIANLFDSDKDGQSPQIVVLQGAAGIGKTLTARKIMLDWANEELYQSRFDYVFYINCREINLVCEQGNVEDFILKNCPDQNAPTKXHELLFIIDGFDELRFSFNQPTSNLCSDPCKKQPVEIILSSLFRKEVLHKLYLIITTRPTALEKLGQSLKDECCAYAEILGFSENERQEYFYKFFGNEEQARRAFNFVKDNEMLFTMCFVPIACWIICTVLKQQMEAGEDLAQTSDTITGIYMLYLFSLLEGHSSNSEKQQVQDNLKGLCSLAADGLWRQKILFEEEDVKRHGLDKPDSLFLNENMFQKGIVCERVYSFIHLSFQEFFAALFYVLEKEETAKKSETAIQPVEKLFEKCGKSRNYLMLTVQFLFGLLNKKRMEEMEKNLSCKFSSKIKNNLLMWVKEKPFLSLFNYDKLLSDKEEIIFYLDYFYCLHEIQETKFVQSAMNHFTELKFTHHTFTKMDQIVLQFCIKNCCNLKSVYIEKCRFLTEDPNEDSAGLCKWPLRLEWGHLTDAGCGTLAAILRTSQSLTELKLPDNKLGDAGVRLLCEGLKHPNCKLQTLDLWKCRLTDAACGDLAAVLRTIQSLTDLNLGGNKLGDAGVKLLCEGLKHPNCKLQRLLMWSCGVTDAACGDLAAVFRTSQSLTELDLGAHYSLGDAGVQLLCEGLKHPNCKLESLK